A part of Amphiprion ocellaris isolate individual 3 ecotype Okinawa chromosome 16, ASM2253959v1, whole genome shotgun sequence genomic DNA contains:
- the cacul1 gene encoding CDK2-associated and cullin domain-containing protein 1, which translates to MEAMEEDSLDMKDDHNHNYCASGSSKVRPYLSSQLSDVSTVPQPVCATVPAGEAGSRQGKLWSGGTGGSKFMDSDTGSESSEVSETDCAAPPVATGGKFSLDSTSKFLLNAMAVEDYRKNHWPNLEKAIDRLLIQNPTDHISVSYAQIYSYIYKCVCQQHSELLYSDLTSKITSHLQEVSTHLQASPPENFIENFNVALTQYTASLQCIVPVFMYLNKFYIESKLNRDLREDLMKLFADQVAEKHVNTLMPLLIKAHSMPFQVQPSTMASVVKGLYSLRPEWAQLAPALFSGFIPQINPPAVESLLSDYAAHDQKLQMELSMNGFPRGDQSRKRASEDS; encoded by the exons ATGGAGGCCATGGAGGAGGACAGTTTGGACATGAAAGACGATCACAACCACAACTATTGTGCGAGCGGCAGCAGTAAAGTCCGGCCGTATCTTAGCAGCCAGCTGTCGGATGTATCGACGGTCCCGCAGCCCGTCTGTGCGACGGTGCCGGCAGGAGAAGCGGGGAGTCGGCAGGGGAAACTGTGGTCCGGTGGCACCGGCGGGTCAAAGTTCATGGACTCAGATACCGGCAGCGAGAGCAGCGAAGTCAGCGAGACGGACTGTGCAGCTCCACCAGTCGCTACCGGGGGAAAATTCTCCCTCGATTCTACTTCAAAGTTCC TTCTGAATGCAATGGCTGTAGAAGACTACAGGAAAAACCACTGGCCAAACCTGGAGAAGGCCATTGACCGTCTGCTTATCCAGAACCCCACAGACCACATCTCAGTTTCCTATGCACAGATATACAG TTACATCTACAAGTGTGTTTGTCAGCAGCACTCCGAGCTGCTCTACAGTGATCTCACGTCGAAAATAACCAGTCATCTGCAGGAGGTTTCCACACATCTACAA GCCAGCCCACCCGAGAACTTCATTGAGAACTTCAACGTTGCTCTGACACAATACACAGCTTCTCTTCAATGTATAGTTCCTGTATTTATGTACTTG AACAAGTTCTACATTGAGTCTAAACTGAACAGGGATCTAAGAGAGGATCTGATGAAGCTGTTCGCCGATCAAGTTGCAGAAAAACATGTGAACACACTGATGC CTCTTCTCATCAAAGCCCACTCCATGCCCTTTCAAGTGCAGCCATCAACAATGGCCAGCGTTGTTAAGGGCCTCTACAGCCTACGACCAG AGTGGGCCCAGCTAGCTCCAGCTCTCTTCTCTGGGTTTATTCCCCAAATCAACCCTCCTGCTGTGGAGTCTCTGCTGTCTGATTACGCTGCACATGACCAGAAGCTACAGATGGAGCTCTCTATGAACGGATTCCCACG AGGTGACCAGTCTCGCAAACGAGCCAGTGAAGACTCCTGA